The following proteins come from a genomic window of Athalia rosae chromosome 1, iyAthRosa1.1, whole genome shotgun sequence:
- the LOC105691010 gene encoding DNA-directed RNA polymerase II subunit RPB7 codes for MFYHISLEHEILLHPRYFGPQLLDTVKQKLYTEVEGTCTGKYGFVVAVTTIDNIGAGIIQPGQGFVVYPVKYKAIVFRPFKGEVLDAVVTQVNKVGMFAEIGPLSCFISHHSIPADMQFCPNINPPCYKSKEEDVVIQADDEIRLKIVGTRVDATGIFAIGTLMDDFLGLVM; via the exons ATGTTTTATCAC ATATCGTTGGAGCATGAAATCCTTTTGCATCCAAGGTACTTTGGCCCACAACTATTAGATACAGTCAAGCAAAAACTTTACACTGAAGTCGAGGGCACATGTACCGGAAA GTATGGATTCGTGGTAGCTGTAACAACAATAGACaatattggagctggaataaTCCAGCCGGGGCAAGGTTTTGTTGTGTACCCAGTAAAATATAAGGCCATAGTATTCCGGCCATTCAAAGGAGAGGTTTTGGATGCGGTTGTGACACAAGTGAACAAG GTTGGCATGTTTGCTGAAATAGGGCCTTTGTCTTGTTTCATCTCCCACCAT TCAATACCAGCAGATATGCAGTTTTGTCCAAATATCAATCCTCCTTGTTACAAATCAAAGGAAGAG GATGTGGTAATACAAGCTGATGACGAAATTAGATTGAAAATAGTGGGAACTAGAGTTGATGCTACTGGAATT TTTGCAATCGGCACACTGATGGATGATTTTCTGG GCTTGGTAATGTGA
- the LOC105691009 gene encoding uncharacterized protein LOC105691009, with translation MSQCFRNVSNKFVTVNSLLNTRKHVTHFDKKISHQIKPSTFLEEFLNTRSITSVIANPKHSLQNPAVPSLDLVNSCEVWRESFYREDEVDKKKQFLSKRCTSVGPLNPILPNIRLNKIQSDNMVVWRRHCDNQTSLSFHKIESLENTCTRLSSGSVAQKSANSNYEKEINFRADGTLRTEAKGSKQPVQRPEGRPSQEQLQHIYDVLRETVPRLFTHSMDYKIYRLDMEFINNIRGTVSRGLFDYIKQIALLRTVGHLKFAYVKLEVLKITIHPEDDSIKIRWRICGIPGFTAWIFFWRIKLWNLKDAFAQQELWYDGFSSFYVGSDGLVYRHVADKMMPDQGTNETVKNQNEVAAKLALFLGLSVPAGSFSEIYSLTYGLNGEPPCSEKEIVKLEEMK, from the exons atgtcgcagTGCTTTCGAAACGTTTCCAATAAATTTGTCACCGTAAATTCGCTACTAAACACTAGAAAACATGTCACGCATTTCGACAAGAAAATATCGCATCAAATAAAACCATCCACATTTCTGGAAGAG TTTCTTAATACTAGAAGTATAACAAGTGTGATAGCAAATCCAAAGCACAGTCTGCAAAACCCAGCTGTACCTTCTCTGGATTTAGTCAACAGTTGCGAAGTATGGAGAGAATCGTTTTACAGAGAAGACGAAGTggacaaaaagaaacaatttttgtcaaaaagaTGTACATCAGTTGGTCCATTGAATCCTATCTTACCTAATATAAGACTTAACAAAATACAATCTGATAATATGGTGGTGTGGCGTAGACACTGTGATAACCAAACGAGTCTTTCTTTTCACAAGATTGAATCATTGGAAAACACTTGTACAAGATTATCTAGTGGCTCTGTGGCGCAAAAGTCAGCTAATTCTAACTATGAGAAAGAAATCAATTTCCGAGCTGACGGTACTCTGCGCACCGAAGCAAAAGGATCCAAACAACCAGTACAAAGACCTGAGGGCAGACCAAGCCAAGAACAACTACAGCATATCTATGATGTATTGAGAGAAACG GTGCCGAGGTTGTTTACTCACTCAATGGATTATAAAATCTATCGGCTAGACAtggaatttataaataatattagaGGTACTGTGAGTCG AGGCCTCTTCGATTACATCAAACAAATAGCTTTGTTGAGGACGGTTGGGCATCTTAAATTTGCATACGTCAAACTTGAAGTATTAAAAATCACTATCCATCCTGAAGATGATTCCATCAAAATTCGCTGGCGAATTTGCGGAATTCCAGGATTCACAGCCTGGATTTTCTTTTGGAGGATAAAACTCTGGAATTTGAAAGACGCTTTTGCCCAACAAGAATT ATGGTACGACGGATTCTCTTCATTTTACGTGGGTAGTGATGGTCTAGTCTATAGACATGTAGCAGACAAAATGATGCCCGATCAAGGCACGAATGAAACAGTGAAAAACCAGAATGAGGTAGCAGCAAAGCTGGCTTTGTTCTTGGGATTATCAGTACCAGCAGGATCGTTCTCCGAAATTTACTCGTTAACATACGGATTGAATGGAGAGCCACCATgttcagaaaaagaaatagtgaAGTTAGAAGAAATGAAGTAA